GGCATCAAAGACAGCCAAATGGCTGCGGGGTAAAGGCAAAATTACAACGGAAACCATTGGTAAGAATATCATTGGTCAGATTCAGATCAATCGCATTAAAGACGCAGAAAAATTCAAGACATCTATCGAGGCTCACAAAGAGGAGCTCATTTCATCGGCCAATACAGAAGTGGCTTTTGGTTTGGTTCGACGTGGCGGTGGAGTGCGCGATATCCAGGTAAGGTTTGTGGAGCGTGGGGATGGGGGCCAAATGGGCGTCGTCCATGTCCTGGCAGACCCCTGTGAAGCAATGGGCGCCAATATCATGAATCAAGTCTGCGAATTCCTCAAAGGCCCAATACAAGAAATAACTGGTGAAACTGTCACCATGTGTATTCTTTCAAATCTCGTCGACACCCGTTTGACTCGGGCTCGGATCGAAATCAATGGCCTGAGTGAAGAGGAAATGGACCGGATTGAGGAAGCGTCCTTGTTTGCCCAGCAAGATCCATATCGGGCAGCGACCAACAACAAGGGTGTTCTGAATGGGATCGATCCCATTCTGATTGCAACCGGTAACGACTGGCGTGCGGTAGAGGCGGGAATTCATGCCTATGCAGCCCGCAGCGGGCAGTATCGGTCGCTCACCATCTGGAAAAAAGTGGAAGGTCAACTGGTTGGAACCTTTGAAGCTCCGGTGATTTTAGGTGTCGTGGGTGGGGTGACGAAACTTCATCCTACAGCACAAATGGCCTTGCGCATGCTCAAAGTTCAATCGGCTGATGAATTGTCACGAATTTGTGCCGCCGTCGGATTAGTGCAGAATCTGGGTGCCTTGCGGGCTTTGACGACCGTGGGAATTATTGAGGGACATATGAAGTTGCACATCAAAAATCTCACTTTAGCTGCAGGAGCCCAGGACAAAGAAATTCCTATCGTACAAAAACGCTTGGAGGAAATTCTGGCCCTCACTAAGCGCATTACCTTGAGTCAGGCAGTCGACGTGTTGAAGGAATTGCGTAGCAAAATTCAACCGCCGACCCTATCGCCAGAAAAGTCGATTTAGGTTGAGCGATGAAAGTTATTCTCTCGGCACCAGGAAAATCATTTCTTTTGGGTGAATACGCAGTTCTTGGTGGCAGCCCAGCCCTTTTGGCGGCAACCGGTCCCAGATTTACTTTGGAGTTAGAACTGGGTCAGGGGGGTTCTTGCGAGGGGATTCATCCCAGCAGTCCAGCTGGAAAGTGGATTCGTCAGCAGAATGTGCTGTTTCAGAATGCATCCATTCGTTTTCAGGATCCTCATGTCGGTCGCGGTGGATTGGGAGCTTCAAGTGCCCAATTTTTGGCGGCCTATACTTGGTCGGTTTTGGCAGAAACCCCGATGACTGAATGGGCTGCAGCCCTATCACCACAGAAGTTGTGGCAGGCGTTTCGGTCAGTGGCTTGGGACGGGCAAGGTCTGGCACCAAGTGGAGCCGATGTGATGGCTCAGTTTATGGGGGGATTGACGCAATTTCAATCGCACCCCTTTTCTCTCCAGAGCCCAAGTTGGCCCTTTGCTCGTCTAAGTTTTAGTTTATTTAGGACCCACGAAAAAACCCCCACTCACAGCCATTTGGGTTCTCTCCAAGGGACTCATTTTGGTGAACTCAGGCCGGATTTGGATCGGGCCCTGGTGGCCTTTCATCACGGGCAAGATCAAGTGTTTGTGGAGAGTGTTGCTCGCTATGGTCGGCTGTTGCAGGACATGGGGCTCCTACATGAAAAGGTGATTCCGGCAGTAGAGGGTTTACGGGCCTCAGAACAGGTACTAGCGGTGAAGGGCTGTGGCGCCATGGGAGCCGATATCCTTTTGGTACTCCATCGCCCGGAGAACCGAGCTGGGATTGTCAGCCTAGGTGAACAATTGGGATTAAGGTATGAAGCTGGAGTCGGTGATTTAGACCAGGGCTTGCGCCTGCAAGTGGATACGGCATCGATTCCAGTGAGTGGCCATCGTTATCAGGGACCAGTGTTTTCAAGAGATGAGGGGGATCATCCGTGAATCAAGAAACTGTGTGGCGTGCGACAGCACCTTCGAACATTGCCTTAATCAAATACATGGGGAAGACCTCTCACGAAGAAAATCGTCCCAGCAATGGGTCTTTGTCCTATTCGCTCGATTACCTTCGCACAGCGGTCGAGATTGTTCCGTCAGGTGGGAAGGATGATTCGTGGGAAGCTCTCCAAAACCCAGAGTATCCCACTCCTCCGCAGTTGTCCTATCGGGGCATGGAACGTTTTCTGAATCATTTCAAAATGCTCAAAGAAGTATGGCAGATTGAAGGCATTTATTGTGTTCGCTCGGCCAATAATTTTCCGTCAGATTGTGGGTTGGCCAGTTCAGCGTCTAGTTTTGCTGCCCTTACTTTGGCGGCGGCGGAGTTGGCTCGTGATAAGCGCCCGGAAATTACGGATCAGTTGGATGTGAAACGATTGTCAGAACTAAGTCGCAAGGGTAGCGGTTCTTCTTGCCGGTCCCTGTTTTCCTCCTGGGCTCTTTGGCAAAGCGAAGGAGCTGCGGGGGTAGAATTTCCCGTGCAGAATCTTTTGCACCAAGCAGTTATTGTCGAAGCAGGAAAAAAAGAGGTCTCCTCCAGTGAAGCCCATAGGAGAGTGGTAACGAGCCCCCATTTTTCGGGGCGAGTGGAGCGGGCTGAATCTCGCCTTAAGAAGTTAACCGAGGCCCTGAATAAGAGGGATTGGAGGACAGGATTTGAAGTTTGTTGGGATGAGTTTCAGGATATGCACCAGCTCTTTGAAACCAGCGAACCGGCGTTTTCCTATATGACCGAATCTTCTCGTCAGGTCCTAAAGCATGTTTTTCAGTATTGGGAGAACAACCAGGACGGCCCATGGGTGACCATGGATGCAGGAGCCAATGTGCATTTGCTTTATCGGGACAGCCAAAGACAAATGGCGGAAGAGCTTAAGGCTGATTTGTCCGCTTACGGCCAGGTGATTGGCAATGTCTAAGGATCTTGACGGAAAGTCCTTTCGTACCTTTGGCAAATGGATACTCGCTGGGGAGCATGCGGTACTGCGTGGCTGTCCAGCATTGGTGTTTCCCATTGAGAGTCGCTTTGTCGATGTGGAATTGATCCATCTCGATGAGCCATCCAAGGTGAGTTTTACAGGTCCTCACGGTGAGGAGTTTTCCCTGCTGTTTTGGGGATTGGTGGAGAGGGCTCTTGAGAAGGTGGAAAAAACTCGCGGTGATTTGCGCGGTGAGATGTCTTTGGATTGTCACGTTCCTTTAGGCTCTGGTCTTGGTGCCTCGGCAGCTCTTTGTGTGGCCGTGGGCAAATGGTTTCGGGAACTGGGTTGGATCAAGGAAGCGGATGTTTATGAGTTTTCTCGTCAGTTGGAAAATGTCTTTCATGGTGAGAGCAGTGGAGTGGACATTGCTGTGGCCCTCGAAGGCCGTGGACTTCGCTTTATGCGCGGTGGAGAAAGAACTTCATTGGAACTCAAATGGCGCCCCCGTTGGTATTTGTCCTACAGTGGTAAGCGGGGAGTGACCTCCGAATGTGTTCAACAGGTCAAGGATCTGTGGGCCCATGATAAGGTTCGAGCCGAGCAATTGGACCAACAAATGCGTGAGGCGGTTGAGGAGTCCGAAAGAGCGCTCACTTTACCCGAGGTCGAGGGTTGGCCGCTGTTAAAACAAGCGGTGGGCAAAGCCAATCGCTGCTTTCAGGAATGGGGACTCAGCCAAGGAGAATTGGGCCGTCATTTGGAGTGGCTCAAACAAAAGGGTGCGGTGGCCGTCAAACCGACGGGCTCAGGCGGTGGGGGTTATGCCCTCAGTCTGTGGGAAGAAGAGCCCCCGGCCATCGTGCGCGACCGACTGTTTCCCGCATGAGCCAAATCTAATAGTTACATCGCCCGGGATTGGGGTTGCGAACAATGAGATCCGCAAGTTCATCGA
This is a stretch of genomic DNA from Pseudobdellovibrionaceae bacterium. It encodes these proteins:
- a CDS encoding hydroxymethylglutaryl-CoA reductase, degradative, yielding MGTKVDHQEVQDLFEGFSKLSREERFRRLAKMGALNSEDIKYLKTGGLHGMDLAEKFIENVIGYFQLPMGVISNLVIDGLPRVVPMAVEETSIIAAASKTAKWLRGKGKITTETIGKNIIGQIQINRIKDAEKFKTSIEAHKEELISSANTEVAFGLVRRGGGVRDIQVRFVERGDGGQMGVVHVLADPCEAMGANIMNQVCEFLKGPIQEITGETVTMCILSNLVDTRLTRARIEINGLSEEEMDRIEEASLFAQQDPYRAATNNKGVLNGIDPILIATGNDWRAVEAGIHAYAARSGQYRSLTIWKKVEGQLVGTFEAPVILGVVGGVTKLHPTAQMALRMLKVQSADELSRICAAVGLVQNLGALRALTTVGIIEGHMKLHIKNLTLAAGAQDKEIPIVQKRLEEILALTKRITLSQAVDVLKELRSKIQPPTLSPEKSI
- a CDS encoding diphosphomevalonate decarboxylase, whose protein sequence is MGKTSHEENRPSNGSLSYSLDYLRTAVEIVPSGGKDDSWEALQNPEYPTPPQLSYRGMERFLNHFKMLKEVWQIEGIYCVRSANNFPSDCGLASSASSFAALTLAAAELARDKRPEITDQLDVKRLSELSRKGSGSSCRSLFSSWALWQSEGAAGVEFPVQNLLHQAVIVEAGKKEVSSSEAHRRVVTSPHFSGRVERAESRLKKLTEALNKRDWRTGFEVCWDEFQDMHQLFETSEPAFSYMTESSRQVLKHVFQYWENNQDGPWVTMDAGANVHLLYRDSQRQMAEELKADLSAYGQVIGNV